The segment GTCGTTGAGAAGGAAAAAAGCCGAGAATGGGGACATGCACGCCCCCGAGTCGCGCGCCGGCCACAGTTTCAGCCAGACGGCGTAGTCCCCCTTAGCTTCCGCCGGCAGGTGCCGGCTGACCAGGTCGTGGCGGGCGATCACCGCGCCGCCGATGGCGGCGCCGCTGCTGCCGATGGTCTTGGTCAGCGACTGCACCACGATGTCGGCCCCGTGGGCCAGCGGCCGCAGCAGAGCCGGGGTGGCGATGGTGCTGTCGACGATCAACGGGATCTGGAAACTGTGGGCCAGCTTGGCCAGGACCTGAAGGTCGGAGCATGCCTGCTGAGGGTTGGAGGGCATTTCGGTGTATAAAAAACGGGTTTGCTTGTCGACCAGTTTTTCCCATTCCTCTATTTTCCACGGCTGCGCCACCCAGCGAACTTTGGCGTTGCGCTCCTTCAGGCGCACGTTGAAAAACTGGAACGTCCCGCCGTAGACCTGGGCCGAGGAGACGAAATTCAGCCCGTGCGGATCTTCATCCAGGACCAGCAGGGGTTCGACCGCCTGCTTGATCGCCGCCATGCCCGACGAGGTGCAAAAAGCCGAAGCGTCGAAGGAACAGCCATAGGCTTCGAGCAGCGAAAGGGTCTCCTCGAGAAAGAAATTGGTCGGATTGTGGATGCGCGAATAACACCAGGTGGGTATCCGGTAAGACAGCCCGGCCTCCATCTCATCGCTGTCGCGGTAGCCCTGCGACGTAGAGGGAAACAAGGGTTCGATGACCCCCCCCTGCCCCTTTTCGAAGGCCTCCTCGACCGAGTACATCCCGTGCACGGCGATGGTGTCGAAGCGCAGCCGACGCACTTTTTCCCGGTAGGCTTTTCTCCTGGCCGTGCATTCCTGACCGCGCCGAATATATTCCTTGACGCCGGCCGATTCAGAATGGCTCATGATAGTCTCCTAAAATGCATGTTTTCCTAACCGAACATTTCCTTGCCTGACGAGTGTCGTTTCGGCTTGACATGTGACCCCATTCAGCCTAAAAAATTTAATAGCATAGGAAAAATTAAAAGTCAAACC is part of the Candidatus Aminicenantes bacterium genome and harbors:
- a CDS encoding aminotransferase class I/II-fold pyridoxal phosphate-dependent enzyme, whose protein sequence is MSHSESAGVKEYIRRGQECTARRKAYREKVRRLRFDTIAVHGMYSVEEAFEKGQGGVIEPLFPSTSQGYRDSDEMEAGLSYRIPTWCYSRIHNPTNFFLEETLSLLEAYGCSFDASAFCTSSGMAAIKQAVEPLLVLDEDPHGLNFVSSAQVYGGTFQFFNVRLKERNAKVRWVAQPWKIEEWEKLVDKQTRFLYTEMPSNPQQACSDLQVLAKLAHSFQIPLIVDSTIATPALLRPLAHGADIVVQSLTKTIGSSGAAIGGAVIARHDLVSRHLPAEAKGDYAVWLKLWPARDSGACMSPFSAFFLLNDLRTLRIRVEWFSQNSMAVAGFLAGHKRVEKVDYLGLSSHHLHGLASRYLHMVDSDRPAFGHLLSFTIKGSPADARRFFDQLQRIFRATDLGRIKSVATIPAISTHQQQGDEGRRLAGIPPTMVRLCVGGEHADDIIQDLDQALNKI